ACTCAGGTCTGGGCAGGCGTCACCTCTCATCTGGCCCACCGTTTCGACGATGCGATCAAGTACTACCAGAGTGCGCTCGAACTCGACCCGAACTTCACCTGGGCGCATATGTACATGGCTCAGGCTCTTGAGCAGAAGGGACGCTACTCCGAGGCTCTGCGCGAGTTCGAGACGACGATCCGGCTCGCTGGCGGCAGCAGTTGCGTCAGCGCGATGAAGGCCCATGCCCACGCCGTTGCGGGGGACAAAGCAGCCGCGCGGGAGATACTGCGCGAGCTACGCTCTACGCCGGGTCACAAGTGTATGCCGTCTTACGATATCGCCGCGACCTATGCGGCTCTTGGTGATTCATCCCAGACCGTCTCGTGGCTCAACCGGGCTTGCAGCGAGCACAATATGAAGCTCTTCAAGCTCAGGCAGGACCCCCGCTTCGACCTCATCCGCCATCGTCCGGAGTTTCGCGAGGTTGTAGAACAGACCGGCCTCGCCCGTTATGGAGCGCTCGAGCTTCGCTAAGACTCTCTCGTGAGACAGCAAGATGGGCCGAAGTCGATATCGACTTCGGCCCATCTCTTATAGATATTTATAAACGGGCTAACTCCTATCGAGTTAGCCCGTTTGAGTTAGAAGAGGAACTTCGCGCTGATCTGACCGATACGAGCGGGCGCAGCGGCCGTCACCTGGCCGAACTGACTGCTCGCAAAGTTACCCTGCACCGAAGTGAACTGAGCGTGGTTGAAGATGTTGAAGAACTCCGCACGTACCTCAAAGGAGTATCCATCACGAATCTTCGTCAGCTTCGACACACCTGCATCCGTATTCAGAATGCCGGGGCCAAACACAGGCCGCGGGTTCGAGTTGCCGATCACGCCCACGACTTCGGTTGTGAACGCACTCTTATTGAAGTATTGATGCGAAGGTGCGCGCGGGTTCGACTTCGAGACCGGAGTACCTGAGTAGTTCGGGAAGTCAAACGAGAAGCCGGTGAGAGCAAGGTCGCCCGACTGACTTACGGTAATCGGGAAGCCGGTCGCGAAACGGGTAATACCGCTCACGTTCCAACCCTCGGTCAGCCGCTTAGGCAGGTTGCCGAACGCCCGCTCGAAGGGAATCTGGTAGTTGTAGCTGACGACAAAGTTGTGTCTCAGATCGAATGGCGAGACTGCACGGTTGCGGCGGAAGTCCGATGGCAGGAAGGTCGTCGATACGTTGTCGATCGACTTGCCATAGGTATAAGCGCCCAGGAAAGAGAAGTTGCGCGCCTTACGCTCCAGGGTCACCTGCAACGAGTTGTAGTTGGAGGCACCGATATTGCTGTAAAGGTGGACGTGCCCGAAGATCACTCCGCCTAACTGCTGATTTTGCATACCGATCAGCGTTCCGTATACCTTGCTGCCATCGGGCCGGGTAAAGACCTGCTTTTCGTTGTTGGGTCCGCAGGTCGGTGTCGCACCGCTGGCCGCCAACGAGAGGCAGAGGTTCGGATCGCCGACGTTGAGGTTGAGATCACCCTGCAGGTTGTGGCTCTGCGTGCCCACATAGGCCACCGTCAGTACGGTCGAAGAGGAGATCTGACGCTGAAACGACATGTTGTAGTGCTCAGCATAAGCCAGTTTGTTGTTCGTGTTCAGACCGGGTCCAACGATCGGCTCGAATACCTTGAAGCTGAGCTTCGAGTTATTCGGATCGCCAGCCACGGGCAGTGTGAAGGGAAAGCGCTGAGTCTGGGACTCACCATTCGAGCGTGTGCGGAAGGGCTCATCTAGTGTGGGCTGCGCCGAGCTATTCCAATAGAGCCCATAGGGAGCCGAACCGATGACGCCGAAGTTGGCCGAGTCCGCCGCGCCCAAGTAGTAGATACCGTAGGCCGCACGGATACTGCTCTTCCCCGCCGAGCCGAAGATAGCCCGCATCAGTCCATTATCAAACTCCGGCGCGTAGGCCAAGCCGAGACGCGGTCCGAAACGGTTATAGAAGGTGGGCGAGATGGTACGGCGCACGCCGGGGTCACCGGGAAAGAGATTGCCCAGCGGAGCCTGCGGAAACTGCGTCGACTGCACTCCCTGGATAAAGGTATCGAGGCGATCGTACTTGTCATACCAGGGCACCGGGATCTCGTAGCGAACTCCCAGATTCAGTGTCAGGTTGTGCCGCGCCTTCCAGGTGTCTTCAAAAAAAGCGCCAGAGTAGCGAGCACGATTGTCCAGCAGTTGCTCCGAGCACTGCGTGTACTGCGAGGGCGCACCCAGCAGGAAGTCGGCAAAATCGCTGCCCGTCTCGCCGCCCGTGTAGTTGAACTGTCCATTCGGGGCGCAGACGTTGCGCACGTTCAACTGGTAGTAACGCGTCTCGCCGCCAAACTTTAGCGAGTGCGCACCCATCAGCTTCGAGAACGTATCGCTCGCCATGTAGTTGTTATCGACCGACTTCATGTTCGTCAGCGGATTACCGAAGGCAAAGCTGTTGAATATCTCAGGGGGGACAGACTCGCCATAACCAACTGGTCCCGAAGGCACGATGCCAAGGCCAGTCGGGCTGGTGTTATAACCGAGGCTGGCCAGCGTGGTCTTGTTACCGGGTTGCGAAAAGTCCGGCTGTGCTGTCTGGATCGCCGTACGGAAGAAGGTTGCGCGAGCCTCGTTGACCATCGTCGATCCAATGATCTTGGTGTTGCTCACCATGAACATCTGCGCACGAGTCGGAGTGGTAACGGCAAAGCCGGGCAGATAGTTTGAAGCAGAGGACTGGTTGTACGAGTTCGAATCGTCGAAGACGTAGTAGAAGGCCCAGTCGCCCGTCTTCTGGTTATGGAAGTCGATTCTCTGCCCTGCTTTATCGTCGCGAACCGTGTTGTTCAAGCCAGCGGGAGAGTAAGAGCTTCCCACATTGGCGGCGGGAATGAACGAGATTTCTTTAGCCGCAATCGGATCGATTGCACCCGCGAGGTTGCCGTCCGGAAACACAGAGCTATACAACTCACCGGAGGAGACCGAACGGCCCAGGCGAGACGCGAGAGTCGCAGCGAAAGCTGCTCCATTCACCTTGGCAGTTCCGAAGACGCTCGGAGCAAACTGTCCACTGCGCTGGGCTGCCGTTGGCACAGCGATGGAGGTTGAGGGTACACCGGCCGTCTGGCGCGATCCCTGATAGTCCGTGAACCAAAAGAGACGATCCTTCCAGATGGGACCGCCGACTGCGTAACCAAACTGGTTACGTTTTAGCGTCGCCTTCACCGGGTCGAGATACCCCTTGGCATCCATCGCGTCGTTCCGGTAGAACTCGAATCCATCGCCGTGGATCTTATTGCTTCCCGACTTGGTGATGGTGTTCATGATCGCGCCGGTGAACTTGCCGTACTCGGCATCGAAGCTGTTCGTAATCAGGCGGAACTCGGCCACCGAGTCGATGTTAGGAATAAGTCCCGCGCCGTTATTTTTCGTCTCGCTGACGTCGCCACCATTGACCAGGAAGGCGTTCGCCGTCTCGGGCTGTCCGTTCACGGAGACGTTTCCCGAGTTGCTGGAAAGCCCGCTGTCGAGCGGCCGATCCGTCGCCGCCGAGCTGCTGGGACGCGGCGCGACACCGGCCTGCAGGCTCAGCAGATCAAGATAGCTGCGGCCATTCAACGGCAGCGCCAGCATCTCCTTCGACTCGATCGTGCCGCCCATCTGCGTGCTCGAGGTCTGCACCTGCACGCTGTTGGCCTCCACCTCGACGCTCTGCTGCACGCCTCCAACCACCAGCGCCAGATCGAACTGCAACTGATCGTTCACCTTGACGTCGATATCCTGAATCGTAGACGTCTGGAATCCAGTGGCGGAGACAGTCACCCTGTAGTGGCCGGGAGCCAGCGAAAGAAAATTGTAGCGGCCATCGGCCGTGCTGGTCAGCGTATGGCGAACGTTCGTGCTTAACTCCGTGATGACGATAGAGGCTCCAGGAACCGCCGCTCCGGAGCTGTCACGGATGACGCCTGAAACAGCGCCTGTCACATCGGCCATAAGGCGGGTAGCTCCACAGACGAGCAGAGTTAGGAGAAATAGATACCGATAACCGCGGCGTATCATTGCGCTGCCTCCAAAAAATAACCTGTTAATCGTGAATAACTTGTGAGAGCAGTCAAACAGGATCACAACTTCACGAACAAGCGAAATTGTGCGAAACGCACCTGTAAAAGGGGGAAACGAGTCTAGGGCAAGGGATGCGCGTGGACCGCGCCGCAGTGTGATTTAGGGGGAAAACACATGGAAGATCGTGGATAGATCACCCTGAGATCGACTCTCCGGCATCGTCTGCACCGCAAACCGTGGTCTAACCAAATCGAGGGGCCTGCCTGGTGGCAGACCCTCTGAAATGCAATAACCTGCGTGACTTTAGCAGTTATTTCCTTACTACAGTTCGTGATTCCGCCGCCATTTAGGCAAGCTTGCGGAGTTGATCGCACGCGCGGGTCAGGTCGCCCGGCTTCTTGCCGAAGCAAAACCGGAGCAGGTGTTCTCCCCGTCCGGGACGGAAAAAGGCAGAGCCCGCAACGGCAGCGACTCCGGTGCTCACCAACAGGTTACGGGCTTTGTCCCGGGCCAATGTGCCGGGGACCTTGGAGGCATCGGCAAGGATGTAGTAAGCTCCCGCGGGGATAGACGGAGTAAGTCCGGCATCGGTAAGGGCCGCGCATAACTCATCGCGTTTGGCCTGGTACTCGGTGGATAGGTTAGCGTAAAAATCGGTGTCGGCAAGGCCACGAAGCCCCGCAGCTGCTCCATGCTGCAAAGGCGCGGGCGCGCAGATGTAAGTCAGGTCGTGGAAGTAACCGATAGCCGCGATCCACTGCGGAGCTGCGGCCAAATAGCCTATGCGCCAGCCCGTGATGCTGAAGGTCTTCGACAGGCCCGAGATGGTGATGGTGCGATCGGCCATGCCGGGGAGCGTCGCCAGGGAGATATGCTTTTCTCCATCGAAGAGAAAGTGTTCGTAGATCTCATCGGTAAAGACAAAGAGATCGTGTTCGATAGCGAGAGCGGCAATCGCCTCCAACTCAGTCTGACCGAAGACCTTACCTGATGGGTTCGACGGCGTGTTGACGAGGATGGCGCGAGTACGCGGAGTAATGGCTGAGCGTACCGCATCAAGATCAAGCTGCCAGTCCGGCGCAGCCAGAGCTACCGGCACTGGCTTCATACGAAGCGATACCAGCGTGCTGACGTGATATCCATAGAAGGGCTCGAAGAGCAGAACCTCATCGCCAGGATTGAGCAGCGCGAGCAGAGAGGCATAGAGAGCGCCTGTCGCGCCGTTAGTAACCAACACCTCTGTCGCCGGGTCGACGGTCATGCCATTGAAGCTCGCCAGTTTGTGCGCGATGACCTCTCGCAAAGGGGCAATTCCGTCGAGGCGAGTATAGATATTGAAGCCACTCTCGATGGCGTCCACCGCACCAGCCGCGACCAGTTGCGGAAGGTCAGTGTCGCAGATGCCCTGCGCCAGGTTGATGCCGCCGACGCGATCACATTCGACGGACATGGCGCGGATCTCGGACTGAATGACGGTGGGAGCGATGTCGGAGAGATGGAGGCGAGAGGCGGTCACGGTCATGGAAAAAATCCTCGGAGCAGCGGCGCACTTCGGCCAAACCGGAAACGGAGCGGCCACAATGAGGACCATCATAACGCCAACCAGTATGCCAGGACGATGTACCGGTAACCAGGAAGGATCGTGAGGCTCTACTTCTCCGGCAAGACTTTCTTGCTCCGACGCACTTTGGGCTTGGCCCCTGGAGCAGCTACCGACTTAGTCCCGCGTGGGTCCTTCTGCAATTGCACCTCGGAGCCACTTCCCATTATCAGGACGTCGAAGACCTTGCCCAGAACCTGTCGTGTCATTGGCCTTGAGTTCAGCACAGGGTTGAACTGCTTCTCCAAAGCGACGGCATTCGAGATTCCACGCAGAATAGCCAGAGCGATGTGCAGCCGATCTTTATCAGCCTCCGAAGAAACATTCTTAAAAAAATTCTTGGATGCGTCATCGTAAAGCAGTCGATAGAGTTCCCTCACCCGCTGCAGGGAGTCTTTATTCCGCAGCGCAAAAAGTTTAAATTCGAGCAGCAGAATCGGCCAGTTCTCCTCCTCGATGACATCGAGGAACAGCTCCCTCACAATCTCAAGGTGACGTTCCTGGGGATCGTTCTCCATTGCGCTCAGAAACGCCTCACGCCGGCTGTTGGCCTTGCGCTCGATCAAGGCAAAGAAGATATCTTCCTTGCTATGGAAGTGGGCGTACACCGCGCCCTTCGTCCGGCCAGCCTGCGCGGCGATCGCCTCGATCTGAGCCCGCTCATACCCATCCCGGACGAAGATCTTTTCCGCCGCGTCCAGAACACTGCGCAGGGTTGCCGCGGTCTTGGCTTGATGCTTGTTCAGTGACTCGGCTGGTTTGGCATTATCCATAGACACCTACTCTAACGCTTGTTGCTCCAACTCTTACGGGACCAGATCCATCCCTCAAATTCACGCCTCTGAACGGATGGATTATTTTTCATTTAAATTGTATCCGTTCGCGTACGTATTTAGTCTAACCCTCAGTCCGGCACCTCAAGGAGAGTCTGATGAACCGCTTTTCAACCCGCCTCGCCCTCGCGATATTTTCACTAAGCTCTCCTTTTCTGAGCGCGCAGACTCTCGGTGACAAGCCCACAACCTCTCCTGACGGCATGGACGGCGTAATACTCGTTGTGGGCCTCGAACAGGTCAAACCCAATACCAAAGGCTTGCTCCTTCTAAGTCCCGAGGCCCTGCTCTTTTCAAGTAACGATGTCAGGTCTTCCATCCCGAGAGACCGGATCACCAATGTATTCATTGGCGACGAGCGCACCGAGCCTTGGGGTACAACCGGCAAGGTCGTGCGCAAGATCATCCCCTACGGCGGAGGAGCCGCGCTGGGTGCGGCAACCAACAAAAAGGTCGATTTGCTCACAGTCGAGTTCCGCGACACGCACGACGCGTACCATGGAGTTGTGTTCGTTCTGCCTACACAAAAAGCTGGAGATATTCGAGACCAGATTATGGCTCGCCTTGCCCCTCCCGCAGAACACCCAGCTTCCTCTTGCTCTGTTGGAGAAGCCAAGCCACGGTCGGTCCTGCTCGCACCCATCGCCGTAAGCGGAATCGATCTACCCGCAGAGTACCGCATCCTCCTCTACGAGCAGACGATCAAGCAACTCAAGATAAAGCGCCCCGCCGACATATTCCTCCGCGTGGGCGACGCAACCGCCGGGTCTGGCTGTGTCGCAACCCTGAAGATCACTGTTACAAACTTCAAGAAGGGTAACCGCGCGGTACGGGTCTCCAGCGGTCCAGTAGGACTCTTCGTGGGGACCACCTCTTTGACATTCAATGTCGACCTCGAGGATTTTCACGGCAATAATGTCTTCCATACGCAGATAAAAAAGAGCAATCGCAGCGACTCAGACAGCCTGGACTTGGCGGACGGCATCGCGAAGAATACTGCAAAACGGTTTGACAAGGCGCTTGCACAATCGGCACCACAAGGCGCAGGCACGAACTAGATCCAAAAATAAAAGGAACAGGTGAAGGGTGACCCAGCACCCTTCACAACAACACTCAAGGGGATGAACGTGACAGAGAGAGATAGTGATCTGGTGGCAAACAATACCGAAGACAGCCACAAGTCACCCAACGAAACGATAGCCGCACCGCCGCGTCGATCTTCCGGTTTCGGGCGATGGATACTCCTTGCACTTGTGCTGCTCATCGCCGCGAGCGCCGTGCTCATCTCACGACGCAAAGCAGCAAACAGCGGTGCCAACGCGGACCAGCCCACAATCCCGACTATCGAAGTCGCTTCCGCGACTCGCGGCGACATCGGCATGTACATCGACGCGCTCGGAACCGTCACTCCCCAGGCCACAATCAACCTCTACAGCCAGGTCACCGGCCGAGTCGTCGGAGTTCATTACGTCGAGGGCCAGATGGTCCATCGTGGAGACCCACTTATCGACATCGACCCGCGTCCCTATCAAGCTCAGCTGCAGCAGGTAGAAGGCACGCTGGAGCACGACCGCCTGCTGCTGCAACAGGCGCAGATGGATCTCAAGCGTTATCAAGAAGCATCGGGCGAGCAGGCAATTGCACGCCAGACCTATGAAGACCAGAAGCTCCTTGTAGATCAGTACCAGGCGACGATCAAGAACGACATCGGTCAGGTGCAGTATGCGCAGGTACAGCTGGACTACTGCCATCTCACCTCTCCCATCGACGGCCGGGTAGGCCTGCGTCTGATCGACCCAGGCAACACGGTCTTTGCCGGGGGCTCCAATCCCCTCGTCGTGGTCACACAGCTTCGCCCAATTACCATAGTCTTCGATGTCGCCGAAGATCATCTCAATGAGATCGGCGATGAGGTCACGCGCCGCCAGATGCTACCCGTGGATGCCTTCGACCGCTCTCTGCAACACAAGATCGCAACCGGCAAGCTCCTGACACTCGATAACCTCGTTGACACATCAACAGGCACCGTACGCTTCAGGGCTCAGTTTCCAAACATCGACCTGAAGCTCTTCCCCAATCAGTTTGTCAACGCTCGCCTTCAAGTAAAGACCCTGCATGATGTAGTCCTCATCCCCAGCGCAGCCGTTCAGCGCAACGGCATCAAGTCGTTTGCTTATGTACTCACCGGCAACACCGTCAAGATGCACGACATCACTGAGCTGACCACCGAAGGTCCCACCTCCGCCGTTCAAGGTATCAACACCGGCGACGTCGTCGCGATCACAGGCTTCGACAAGCTACAGGACGGACAACAGATCACCGTGCAGCGCCAACCCCAGGCTGCGAAGGCACCGGTCGAGAGCGCGCGATGAACTTTTCGCGCATCTTCATTCTTCGTCCGGTGGCTACCGCACTTATGATGGCCGCCATTCTCGTGCTTGGACTGGCGGCCTATACCAGCCTGCCCGTGTCGGCGCTTCCGCAGGCAGACTACCCCACCATCCAGGTGCAAACGTTCTATCCGGGCGCGAGCCCCGAAGTCATGGCATCCGGCGTGACCGCGCCGCTTGAGCGCCAGTTCGGCCAGGTCCCCGGCCTTACCCAGATGACCTCCACCAGCTCGGACGGAAGCTCCATCATCGTTCTGCAGTTTGCCTTGGACCTCAGCATAGACGTCGCCGAGCAAGAGGTGCAGGCAGGCATCAATGCCGCGCAGGGCTTCCTCCCCACCGACCTCCCTGTTCCTCCTGTGTACAGTAAGTCGAATCCAGCCGATGCCCCCGTCCTCACACTTGCTCTCACCTCCGAAGCACTGCCGCTGTCGAAGGTAGAAGACTTAGTCGACAGCCGACTTACTCCGAAGATCTCACAGCTAAGCGGCGTCGGCCTGGTAACGATCAGCGGCGGGCAGAAGCCTGCGGTCCGCATCCAGGTAAATCCAGTAGCACTCGCTTCCTATGGTCTGAATCTCGAAGACCTTCGCTCAGCACTAGCCGCCACAACAGTGAACACGGCCAAGGGCAGCTTCGATGGTCCCGCACAGAGCTTCCAGATCAATGCCAACGATCAGCTCTTATCTAGCGCAGGCTTCCGTGATGTAGTCGTGGCCTACCGCAACGGTTCGCCGGTCATGCTGCAAGATGTAGCCAAGATCACCGACGGCATCGAAAACACAAAGCTCGCAGCCTGGGAGAACAAAACTCCAGCCGTCATCGTCAATATTCGCAGGCAACCCGGCGCAAACACCATCGCAGTAGTGAAGGAGATCGAAGACCTTCTTCCCGCGCTCAAAACATCTCTCCCCGCCTCCATAAAGCTCGACGTACTGACGGATAGGACAACCACTATTCACGCATCAGTCCGTGATGTGGAGTACGAGCTGATGCTGACCATCGGCCTCGTCATCCTGGTGATCTTTGTCTTCCTCCGAAACTTCGCTGCGACGGCGATCCCCAGCATCGCGGTTCCTCTCTCACTTGTGGGCACCCTGGCAGTCATGTACCTGCTCGGTTACAGCCTCAACAACCTGACCCTGATGGCCTTCACCATCTCGACCGGCTTTGTCGTGGACGACGCCATCGTGATGCTGGAAAACATCTCGCGTTACCTGGAAGAAGGTATGGAGCCGGTTGAGGCCGCCCTTAAGGGCGCCGGGCAGATTGGCTTCACCATCATCTCCCTCACCATCTCCCTGATCGCCGTACTCATCCCGCTGCTCTTCATGGGCGATATCGTAGGCCGCCTCTTTCGCGAGTTCGCCATCTCGCTCAGCATCACTATTCTGATCTCCGCATTCGTATCGCTCACATTGACGCCGATGATGAGCTCCCGCCTACTGCGCCACACGCCTGTCTCCGAACAGAACCGCTTCTATCGCTGGACCGAGACGGCCTTCGAACGCATCATTGCCGCCTATGGCCGCGCGCTACGCTGGGTGCTAAAGCATGAGACGGCAACGTTACTCGTCGCATCGGCCATGCTTGTCCTTACCATCTATCAGTTCATCGAGATACCCAAGGGCTTCTTCCCCGTACAAGATACAGGCATCCTCCAAGGTATCTCACAAGCCCCCGAATCCATCTCGTTCACCGCGATGGTTCGCAAGCAACAGCAGCTCAGCGAGGTCATCCTCAAAGATCCAGCCGTCGCCAGCCTGTCTTCCTTCATCGGAGCTGACGGAACGAATACTACGCTAAACAGCGGCCGCGTCCAGATCAACCTGAAGCCGGTCTCTGAACGCCATCTCACCGCTGCCCAGGTAGCTGCCAGGTTAGAAAGCAACCTCCAAAAACAAGTTCCTGGCATCCAACTCTATCTGCAACCAGTGCAAGACCTTACGGTAGACGATCGCGCCAGCCGCACCCAGTACCAGTACACTCTCGAAGACCCCAATATCGAAGAGCTTGGATACTGGACCGACAAGATGGTTGCCGAGCTTCGCAAGCTTCCGCAGATCGCGGACGTCGCAACAGACCAAGCCCCGAATGGAGTCAGCGCGAAGCTCTCCATCGACCGCCCCACCGCCTCCCGTTTCAACATCACACCCGACGCCGTCGACTCGACACTGTACGACGCATACGGCCAACGTCAGATCAGCACCCTCTACACGCAATCCAACCAGTATCACGTCATTCTCGAAGCATTGCCCGAGTTCCAGAAGAACCCCTCGCAACTCGATCAGATCTACATCCAGGGAGCCAGCAACTCCAGTGGCACCAATGCGGCACAAAGCACCTCCGGCCGCACATCCAGCGCATCAACCGGAGTGCTTTCGACGCTCTCGCCCACTTCGACAAGTGGCATCAGCTCCACCACCAACAACTCGCTTACGACAAGCAGCGGTACCGGCATATCCACTACGACACCACAGCAAACCACACTCACTTCCACCAATTCACCCAGCACTGGGCTGGCATCCACCGCTCCAGTAAGTGGCTTGGCGTCCACGACCTCCGGCTCATCGTCCAGCAACAGCCAATCCCAATCGGCATCCGTTGGCTCATCCAACAACCAAAGCTCTCCAGGCACCTCCAGCACCCAGTCAACACCAGTGCCCCTCTCCGCAATCAGCCATTACGAGATGGTCCGATCGCCGCTCATCATTGAGCATCAGGGACAGTTCCCTGTCGTCACCATCTCGTTCAATGTCGCACCGGGATACTCACTCGGCCAGGCAATCGAAGCTGTAGATAAAACTCAGCAACAGTTACATATGCCCGCCAGCGTTCAGGCCAGCGAGCAAGGTACGGCCTCGGCATTCAAGTCCCTCGGCTCCAATGAGGCGATCCTGATTTTGGCTGCGCTTGCAGCGGTTTATATCGTGCTCGGAGTTCTGTATGAAAGCTTCATCCATCCGCTTACGATCCTCTCCACGTTGCCATCGGCTGGCGTCGGTGCCCTGCTCGCCTTGCGACTCTTCCACCTCGACCTGGACATCATCGCAGTCATCGGAATCATTCTTCTCATCGGCATTGTGAAGAAGAACGGAATCATGATCGTCGACTTCGCTCTCGAAGCAGAACGAGATCATGGCAAAAGTTCGACAGAGTCGATCTTCGAAGCATCGCAGCTACGCTTCCGCCCCATCATGATGACCACACTGTGCGCTCTCTTCGCTGGCATTCCCTTGGCCTTCGGATCGGGGATCGGCTCGGAGCTGCGCCGTCCGCTCGGCGTCGCTATGGTCGGCGGTCTCCTCGTCAGCCAGGCGTTGACCCTCTTCACCACACCGGTCATCTATGTCTTCTTCGATCGTCTGTCCAAACGCTTCAAACATCGTGAGCCATCGCGACTCACTCTCGACACGGCGGAGAACGCATGAACATCTCCGCCCTCTTCATCAAACGTCCCGTAGGCACGACACTTCTCGCAATCGCGATCATCATCTCCGGCTTTCTTGCCTTCCGCGCATTACCGATCGCATCGCTGCCGCAGATGGATCTAGCCACCATCACCGTGGCCTCATCCCTGCCCGGCGCCAGCCCCGAGATTATGGCGTCGTCTATCGCCACACCGCTTGAGCGTCAGTTCGGCCACATCGCCGGCATCAGCCAGATGACGTCCTCAAGCACACTCGGCACCTCCTCCATCACCTTGCAGTTCGACTACAGCCGCGACGTCGATGGTGCTGCACGCGATGTAGAAGCAGCCATCAACGCCGCGCGAACTTACCTACCCGCGAACCTTCCATCCAATCCCACATACCGCAAAGTCAACACCGCACTCGCCCCGATCATGATCCTGAATCTAACGTCGGACACCCAGGGACAAGGGGCCATGTATGACACCGCTTCTTCCGTCGTTGAACAGAAGATCGCCCAGATCAAAGGCGTAGGCCAAGTTCAAGCCGCAGGCTCCTCATTACCCGCCGTACGTATCGACATACTCCCGCAACAACTCAACAGCTACGGCATCGGCGTACAGGATGTAGCCCGGGCCATCTCCGGGCA
This is a stretch of genomic DNA from Granulicella sp. WH15. It encodes these proteins:
- a CDS encoding efflux RND transporter permease subunit produces the protein MNFSRIFILRPVATALMMAAILVLGLAAYTSLPVSALPQADYPTIQVQTFYPGASPEVMASGVTAPLERQFGQVPGLTQMTSTSSDGSSIIVLQFALDLSIDVAEQEVQAGINAAQGFLPTDLPVPPVYSKSNPADAPVLTLALTSEALPLSKVEDLVDSRLTPKISQLSGVGLVTISGGQKPAVRIQVNPVALASYGLNLEDLRSALAATTVNTAKGSFDGPAQSFQINANDQLLSSAGFRDVVVAYRNGSPVMLQDVAKITDGIENTKLAAWENKTPAVIVNIRRQPGANTIAVVKEIEDLLPALKTSLPASIKLDVLTDRTTTIHASVRDVEYELMLTIGLVILVIFVFLRNFAATAIPSIAVPLSLVGTLAVMYLLGYSLNNLTLMAFTISTGFVVDDAIVMLENISRYLEEGMEPVEAALKGAGQIGFTIISLTISLIAVLIPLLFMGDIVGRLFREFAISLSITILISAFVSLTLTPMMSSRLLRHTPVSEQNRFYRWTETAFERIIAAYGRALRWVLKHETATLLVASAMLVLTIYQFIEIPKGFFPVQDTGILQGISQAPESISFTAMVRKQQQLSEVILKDPAVASLSSFIGADGTNTTLNSGRVQINLKPVSERHLTAAQVAARLESNLQKQVPGIQLYLQPVQDLTVDDRASRTQYQYTLEDPNIEELGYWTDKMVAELRKLPQIADVATDQAPNGVSAKLSIDRPTASRFNITPDAVDSTLYDAYGQRQISTLYTQSNQYHVILEALPEFQKNPSQLDQIYIQGASNSSGTNAAQSTSGRTSSASTGVLSTLSPTSTSGISSTTNNSLTTSSGTGISTTTPQQTTLTSTNSPSTGLASTAPVSGLASTTSGSSSSNSQSQSASVGSSNNQSSPGTSSTQSTPVPLSAISHYEMVRSPLIIEHQGQFPVVTISFNVAPGYSLGQAIEAVDKTQQQLHMPASVQASEQGTASAFKSLGSNEAILILAALAAVYIVLGVLYESFIHPLTILSTLPSAGVGALLALRLFHLDLDIIAVIGIILLIGIVKKNGIMIVDFALEAERDHGKSSTESIFEASQLRFRPIMMTTLCALFAGIPLAFGSGIGSELRRPLGVAMVGGLLVSQALTLFTTPVIYVFFDRLSKRFKHREPSRLTLDTAENA